A section of the Symphalangus syndactylus isolate Jambi chromosome 19, NHGRI_mSymSyn1-v2.1_pri, whole genome shotgun sequence genome encodes:
- the NUCKS1 gene encoding nuclear ubiquitous casein and cyclin-dependent kinase substrate 1 isoform X4 — MSRPVRNRKVVDYSQFQESDDADEDYGRDSGPPTKKIRSSPREAKNKRRSGKNSQEDSEDSEDKDVKTKKDDSHSAEDSEDEKEDHKNVRQQRQAASKAASKQREMLMEDVGSEEEQEEEDEAPFQENSGSDEDFLMEDDDDSDYGSSKKKNKKMVKKSKPERKEKKMPKPRLKATVTPSPVKGKGKVGRPTASKASKEKTPSPKEEDEEPESPPEKKTSTSPPPEKSGDEGSEDEAPSGED, encoded by the exons ATGAAGATTATGGAAGAGATTCGGGCCCTCCCACCAAGAAAATTCGATCATCTCCCCGAGAAGCTAAAAATAAGAGGCGATCTGGAAAGAATTCACAGGAAGATAG TGAGGACTCAGAAGACAAAGATGTGAAGACCAAGAAGGATGATTCTCACTCAGCAG AGGATAgtgaagatgaaaaagaagatCATAAAAATGTGCGCCAGCAACGGCAGGCAGCGTCTAAAGCAGCTTCTAAACAGAGAGAGATGCTCATGGAAGATGTGGGCAGTGAGGAAGAacaagaggaggaggatgaggcacCGTTCCAGGAGA ATTCTGGCAGCGATGAAGATTTCCTAATGGAAGATGATGACGATAGTGACTATGGcagttcaaaaaagaaaaacaaaaagatggttAAGAAGTCCAaacctgaaagaaaagaaaagaaaatgcccaAACCCAGGCTAAAGGCTACAG tgacGCCAAGTCCAgtgaaaggcaaagggaaagTGGGTCGCCCCACAGCTTCAAAGGCATCAAAGGAAAAGACTCCTTCTCCCAAAGAAGAAGATGAGGAACCGGAAAGCCCGccagaaaagaaaacatctaCAAGCCCCCCACCCGAGAAATCTGGGGATGAAGGGTCTGAAGATGAAGCCCCTTCTGGGGAGGATTAA
- the NUCKS1 gene encoding nuclear ubiquitous casein and cyclin-dependent kinase substrate 1 isoform X3 — protein sequence MSRPVRNRKVVDYSQFQESDDADEDYGRDSGPPTKKIRSSPREAKNKRRSGKNSQEDSEDSEDKDVKTKKDDSHSAEDSEDEKEDHKNVRQQRQAASKAASKQREMLMEDVGSEEEQEEEDEAPFQEKDSGSDEDFLMEDDDDSDYGSSKKKNKKMVKKSKPERKEKKMPKPRLKATVTPSPVKGKGKVGRPTASKASKEKTPSPKEEDEEPESPPEKKTSTSPPPEKSGDEGSEDEAPSGED from the exons ATGAAGATTATGGAAGAGATTCGGGCCCTCCCACCAAGAAAATTCGATCATCTCCCCGAGAAGCTAAAAATAAGAGGCGATCTGGAAAGAATTCACAGGAAGATAG TGAGGACTCAGAAGACAAAGATGTGAAGACCAAGAAGGATGATTCTCACTCAGCAG AGGATAgtgaagatgaaaaagaagatCATAAAAATGTGCGCCAGCAACGGCAGGCAGCGTCTAAAGCAGCTTCTAAACAGAGAGAGATGCTCATGGAAGATGTGGGCAGTGAGGAAGAacaagaggaggaggatgaggcacCGTTCCAGGAGA aAGATTCTGGCAGCGATGAAGATTTCCTAATGGAAGATGATGACGATAGTGACTATGGcagttcaaaaaagaaaaacaaaaagatggttAAGAAGTCCAaacctgaaagaaaagaaaagaaaatgcccaAACCCAGGCTAAAGGCTACAG tgacGCCAAGTCCAgtgaaaggcaaagggaaagTGGGTCGCCCCACAGCTTCAAAGGCATCAAAGGAAAAGACTCCTTCTCCCAAAGAAGAAGATGAGGAACCGGAAAGCCCGccagaaaagaaaacatctaCAAGCCCCCCACCCGAGAAATCTGGGGATGAAGGGTCTGAAGATGAAGCCCCTTCTGGGGAGGATTAA